A section of the Mesorhizobium loti genome encodes:
- a CDS encoding ABC transporter substrate-binding protein, protein MTKRSDIDLLRGQSPRNPSRDIWNVAVDEYAQGFLKRRNLLKYAALLGLTGFAASQGLFTSGAARAAGAGGGTVRVGLGQPTKAIDPVTVTDPASIGVISQVGEYLILDDPKDGVQPKLALSWEADETAKRWTFKLRPGVKFHDGRAVTAKDVVATFERLVDPSTGSGALSAYKGILSKGGAKLVDDETVAFDLDQPNSNFPFYVSSDVFNAVILPADYAGDFEKNFIGTGPFKFESFRPKQGASFVRNADYWGDKALPDRVEIKFFDDEQAQVLALQAGQLDVIPSTTRLELAIEGNPNFKLLSVQASSHDEVHLRTDQAPFTDKRVRRALALTIDREAVVKGLLKGRAIVGNDTPFAPIFPSADPSVPQRKQDIEEAKRLLGEAGVPNGFEVTLTTERAYDIPDYAVLIQNFAKKAGIDIKLNVLPQDAYYGSATFGSSPWLDSNLGITDFGHRGTPDIFLNATLKSSGAWNAAHFNSPDYDALLVDYGKARDLQAQRVAAGKIQTLLLDETPLIIGYFSQYSRIVSSKVEGVRFTAISHLLLDKVSFV, encoded by the coding sequence ATGACGAAACGGTCCGACATCGATCTTCTGCGCGGCCAGTCCCCCCGCAATCCGTCCCGCGACATCTGGAATGTCGCTGTCGATGAATATGCGCAGGGGTTTCTCAAGCGCCGCAACCTCCTGAAATACGCGGCACTGCTCGGTCTCACCGGCTTTGCCGCCTCGCAAGGGCTGTTCACGTCGGGGGCTGCCCGCGCGGCCGGGGCCGGCGGCGGCACGGTGCGCGTCGGGCTCGGCCAGCCGACCAAGGCGATCGACCCGGTTACGGTGACCGATCCGGCCAGCATCGGCGTGATCAGCCAGGTCGGCGAATATCTGATCCTCGACGACCCCAAGGACGGCGTGCAGCCGAAACTTGCCTTGTCATGGGAGGCCGACGAGACGGCCAAGCGCTGGACCTTCAAGCTGAGACCCGGGGTGAAATTCCACGATGGCCGCGCGGTGACGGCCAAGGATGTGGTCGCGACATTCGAGCGGCTTGTCGATCCGAGCACCGGCTCCGGGGCGCTGTCGGCCTATAAGGGCATCCTGTCGAAGGGCGGCGCCAAGCTGGTCGACGACGAGACGGTCGCCTTCGATCTCGACCAGCCCAACAGCAATTTTCCGTTCTATGTCTCGTCGGACGTGTTCAACGCCGTCATCCTGCCGGCTGATTATGCCGGCGATTTCGAAAAGAATTTCATCGGTACTGGCCCGTTCAAGTTCGAATCCTTCCGTCCCAAGCAGGGCGCCAGCTTTGTGCGCAATGCCGACTACTGGGGTGACAAGGCGCTGCCGGACCGGGTCGAGATCAAGTTCTTCGACGATGAGCAGGCGCAGGTGCTGGCGTTGCAGGCGGGCCAGCTCGACGTCATCCCCTCCACCACGCGGCTGGAGCTGGCGATCGAAGGCAATCCTAACTTCAAGCTGCTCAGCGTGCAGGCAAGCTCGCATGACGAAGTGCATCTGCGGACCGACCAGGCGCCGTTCACCGACAAGCGCGTGCGCCGCGCGCTGGCGCTCACCATCGACCGCGAGGCCGTGGTCAAGGGCTTGCTGAAGGGCCGCGCCATCGTCGGCAACGACACTCCGTTCGCGCCGATCTTCCCCTCGGCCGATCCCTCCGTGCCGCAGCGCAAGCAGGACATCGAGGAGGCCAAGCGGCTGCTTGGCGAGGCCGGCGTGCCCAACGGCTTCGAGGTGACGCTCACCACCGAGCGCGCCTACGACATTCCCGACTATGCGGTGCTGATCCAGAATTTCGCCAAGAAGGCCGGCATCGACATCAAGCTCAACGTGCTGCCGCAGGATGCCTATTACGGCTCGGCGACATTCGGCAGCTCGCCATGGCTGGATTCCAATCTCGGCATCACCGATTTCGGCCATCGCGGCACGCCCGACATCTTCCTCAACGCGACGCTGAAGAGTTCGGGCGCCTGGAACGCGGCGCATTTCAACAGCCCGGACTACGATGCCCTGCTGGTCGACTACGGCAAGGCGCGCGACCTGCAGGCGCAGCGCGTGGCAGCCGGCAAGATCCAGACCCTGCTGCTCGACGAGACGCCGCTGATCATCGGCTATTTCTCGCAATACAGCCGCATCGTCTCCTCGAAGGTCGAAGGCGTGCGCTTCACCGCGATCTCGCACCTGCTGCTCGACAAGGTGTCGTTCGTTTGA
- a CDS encoding ABC transporter permease encodes MVRPLAARAGSLLLTLWLVSALVFLAGQVLPGDVGRVMLGPFADAQAVAELNRKLGTDQPILAQYWHWFSRAISGDFGDSLSMRAPVAPFVVSSIKNSAALAGVVLLFLVPIGIGAGVVAGLRSGSLADRLIVLTGVSLSIVPDFVSGLLLLMVFGLWLAWFPITGAAPDGAGFWTSSYHLILPALPLVLNLIGYVARMTRAGVIEARAADYTRTAILKGLSPSQVLFKHVLRNALVPTVAVIATQSGFLLGGLVVIEALFGIQGLGNLVLSAAKARDFPMLEAGVLVMATIFVSTAAIGDLLQALLDPRQRRRNAP; translated from the coding sequence ATCGTCCGGCCGCTGGCGGCACGCGCGGGCTCGCTGCTGTTGACGCTGTGGCTGGTCAGCGCGCTGGTCTTCCTCGCCGGGCAGGTGCTGCCCGGCGATGTCGGCCGCGTCATGCTCGGACCGTTCGCCGATGCGCAGGCGGTCGCCGAACTCAATCGCAAGCTCGGCACCGACCAGCCGATCCTTGCCCAATACTGGCACTGGTTCAGCCGGGCTATTTCAGGGGATTTCGGCGACTCGCTGTCGATGCGCGCGCCGGTGGCGCCGTTCGTTGTGTCGAGCATCAAGAATTCCGCCGCACTGGCCGGCGTCGTGCTTTTGTTCCTGGTGCCGATCGGCATCGGCGCCGGCGTCGTCGCGGGCCTGCGCTCGGGGAGCCTTGCCGACCGTCTGATCGTGCTGACCGGCGTTTCGCTCTCGATCGTGCCGGACTTCGTCTCCGGCCTGCTGTTGCTGATGGTCTTCGGCCTGTGGCTGGCCTGGTTTCCGATCACAGGTGCGGCGCCGGACGGGGCCGGCTTCTGGACGTCCAGCTACCATCTCATCCTGCCGGCGCTGCCGCTGGTGCTGAACCTCATCGGCTATGTCGCGCGCATGACCAGGGCAGGGGTGATCGAGGCCCGCGCGGCGGACTATACGCGCACCGCGATCCTCAAGGGCCTGAGCCCGTCGCAAGTGCTGTTCAAGCATGTGCTGCGCAACGCGCTGGTGCCGACGGTGGCCGTCATCGCCACGCAGAGCGGCTTCCTGCTCGGCGGGCTGGTGGTGATCGAGGCGCTGTTCGGCATACAGGGGCTCGGCAACCTCGTGCTGAGCGCGGCCAAGGCGCGCGACTTCCCGATGCTCGAGGCCGGCGTGCTGGTGATGGCGACGATTTTCGTGTCGACGGCGGCGATCGGTGATCTCCTGCAGGCGCTGCTTGATCCGCGCCAGCGCCGCCGGAACGCGCCATGA
- a CDS encoding ABC transporter permease — MTDLAQSPVRSDIRLSWIGRLRGLVPDVAPSTLVGSVVLLFWVACALFGARFVPFDPYAEDFLSMMTPPDAVHWFGTDQLGRDVLSRIIVGSRDILLVAPLATLAGVTAGSIIGLVLGTFGGLVDAVGARLLDAVMSLPFIVLVTMALVAIGPSNLTVILVIGLAYAPLVARTVRTAAREQRERDYVSAARLAGEGRLAIMFLEILPNVRETILIELITRLGYAFFSIATLSFLGLGIQPPSADWGLAIADGYGFLTGGKWWVVVFNSAAIISLVMATNLIAQSIGAFENNDK, encoded by the coding sequence ATGACCGATCTCGCGCAGTCTCCCGTGCGCAGCGACATCAGGCTTTCCTGGATCGGCCGGCTGCGTGGTCTTGTGCCTGACGTGGCGCCTTCGACCCTGGTCGGCTCGGTGGTGCTTCTGTTCTGGGTCGCCTGCGCGCTGTTCGGTGCGCGGTTCGTGCCGTTCGACCCCTATGCCGAGGATTTCCTCTCGATGATGACGCCGCCCGACGCGGTGCATTGGTTCGGCACCGACCAGCTTGGGCGCGACGTGCTTTCACGCATCATCGTCGGCTCGCGCGACATCCTGCTGGTGGCGCCGCTGGCGACACTGGCCGGCGTCACGGCGGGCAGCATCATCGGGCTGGTGCTCGGCACCTTTGGCGGCCTGGTCGATGCCGTCGGCGCGCGGCTGCTCGACGCCGTCATGTCGCTGCCCTTCATCGTGCTGGTGACGATGGCGCTGGTGGCGATCGGCCCGTCCAACCTCACCGTCATCCTGGTGATCGGCCTTGCCTATGCGCCGCTGGTGGCGCGCACGGTGCGCACCGCAGCGCGCGAACAGCGCGAGCGCGACTATGTCAGCGCCGCGCGGCTCGCCGGCGAAGGACGGCTGGCCATCATGTTCCTGGAAATCCTGCCCAATGTGCGGGAAACCATCCTCATCGAGCTGATCACCCGGCTCGGCTATGCTTTCTTCTCGATCGCGACGCTGAGCTTCCTCGGCCTCGGCATCCAGCCGCCATCGGCCGACTGGGGGCTGGCGATCGCCGACGGCTACGGCTTCCTCACCGGCGGCAAATGGTGGGTGGTGGTGTTCAATTCAGCCGCCATCATCTCGCTGGTGATGGCCACCAACCTCATCGCGCAAAGCATCGGCGCCTTCGAGAACAACGACAAGTAA
- a CDS encoding response regulator — protein sequence MITQSPVTVLVVEDEAFLLFAIADELREAGYDVLEASNADQAISLLEVHQDIRILFTDIDMPGSMDGLRLSAAVRDRWPPVKIIVTSGKQQPARDAMPSGGVFLPKPYAAAAVAATIQGLLG from the coding sequence ATGATCACTCAGAGCCCCGTCACCGTCCTCGTCGTCGAAGACGAAGCCTTTCTGCTGTTCGCCATCGCCGACGAACTGCGCGAGGCGGGGTATGACGTGCTCGAAGCCAGCAATGCGGACCAGGCGATCAGCCTGCTGGAAGTCCATCAGGACATCCGCATCCTGTTCACCGACATCGACATGCCCGGCTCCATGGACGGGCTGCGCCTGTCCGCCGCCGTGCGAGACCGCTGGCCCCCGGTCAAGATCATCGTCACCTCCGGCAAGCAACAGCCGGCGCGGGACGCGATGCCGAGCGGTGGCGTCTTTCTACCCAAGCCCTATGCGGCCGCGGCGGTTGCGGCCACCATCCAGGGCCTGCTCGGCTAG